A window of the Halobacterium hubeiense genome harbors these coding sequences:
- a CDS encoding helix-turn-helix domain-containing protein: MSVVAEVTVPARSVAMAETLAAAPETVVEIERVVAHPDGRLTPYFWVHGDLDAFEAALGDDPTVDEATRLDTHESEALYRAEWPVGVESVANAVVETGGTLVSATGQRGNWELRIRFEDPGQLPSFSTYCERHDVDYGVQRVYRSEEAGAPDRFGVTEKQREALVAARDAGFYEVPPAATMAEVADDLGISQQALSKRLRRGHGNLVGDVFDAPEPTEGEPTTNS, from the coding sequence ATGAGCGTCGTCGCAGAAGTCACGGTGCCGGCTCGCTCCGTCGCGATGGCGGAGACCCTCGCCGCCGCCCCCGAGACAGTCGTGGAGATCGAGCGCGTCGTCGCGCACCCGGACGGCCGACTCACGCCGTACTTCTGGGTGCACGGCGACCTCGACGCCTTCGAGGCGGCGCTCGGCGACGACCCGACCGTCGACGAGGCGACGCGGCTGGACACCCACGAGTCGGAGGCGCTGTACCGCGCCGAGTGGCCGGTCGGCGTCGAGTCGGTGGCGAACGCGGTCGTCGAGACGGGCGGCACGCTCGTCTCCGCGACCGGCCAGCGGGGCAACTGGGAGCTCCGCATCCGGTTCGAGGACCCCGGCCAGCTCCCGTCGTTCTCGACGTACTGTGAGCGCCACGACGTCGATTACGGCGTCCAGCGCGTCTATCGGTCGGAGGAGGCGGGCGCGCCCGACCGCTTCGGCGTCACCGAGAAGCAACGCGAGGCGCTTGTCGCTGCCCGCGACGCGGGGTTCTACGAGGTCCCGCCGGCGGCGACGATGGCGGAGGTCGCCGACGACCTCGGCATCAGCCAGCAGGCGCTCTCGAAGCGCCTGCGCCGCGGCCACGGCAACCTCGTCGGCGACGTCTTCGACGCGCCGGAACCGACCGAGGGCGAACCGACGACGAACTCGTGA
- a CDS encoding GNAT family N-acetyltransferase: MPPNTTQTADAPTGSIGTEHPPQSDDRFPVPPVEFRDDEDRRVSIHSVGASDFDALAAMYDDFGPESRAQRIPPADERRRHDWLETLLAEGWDVAAYHEGRPVGHATLVPIEESAAELAIFVAPGYQLAGIGSRLLRTLLGYGRAHGVERVWLTVDRTNRVALNLYRSVGFEAVGGGAEREMEIEL, translated from the coding sequence ATGCCACCCAACACGACGCAGACGGCCGACGCCCCCACCGGTAGCATCGGCACCGAGCACCCGCCGCAGTCCGACGACCGGTTCCCCGTGCCGCCGGTGGAGTTCCGCGACGACGAGGACCGCCGCGTCTCGATTCACTCCGTCGGCGCCAGCGACTTCGACGCCTTGGCCGCGATGTACGACGACTTCGGGCCGGAGAGCCGCGCCCAGCGCATCCCGCCGGCCGACGAGCGCCGCCGCCACGACTGGCTGGAGACGCTGCTCGCGGAGGGCTGGGACGTCGCCGCCTACCACGAGGGGCGGCCGGTCGGGCACGCGACGCTCGTCCCCATCGAGGAGTCGGCCGCCGAACTCGCCATCTTCGTCGCGCCCGGCTACCAGCTCGCCGGCATCGGCTCGCGGCTGCTGCGGACGCTGCTGGGCTACGGGCGCGCGCACGGCGTCGAACGCGTCTGGCTGACCGTCGACCGCACGAACCGCGTCGCGCTGAACCTCTACCGGTCGGTCGGGTTCGAGGCCGTCGGCGGCGGCGCGGAGCGCGAGATGGAAATCGAGCTCTAG
- the acs gene encoding acetate--CoA ligase, whose product MPGDESWHHAVTGDAIEPPASFAEQANVTDPDLREQSAREWPDCWSRAADLLDWSDDYDAVLGGDGPPFRWFDGGELNASYNCVDRHLDERKNQVALTWEGRLGESRSYSYLDLYREVNEFAAALRELGVEEEDVVTLYMPVVPELPIAMLACARIGAPHSVVFAGFSADALAMRMDDADSEYLVTCDGYYRRGAPVHQKNKADNAAIALDDGIEATVVVDRLGVRDGGESSDAADDAPLAADEYDYDDLVTAHRGETVEPVPRDATDQLFLIYTSGTTGEPTGVRHTTGGYLAHAAWTSRAVLDIRPEDTHWCSADIGWITGHSYTVYGPLALGSTTMLYEGTPDHPEKDRVWELIERNAVDVFYTAPTAIRAFMKWGEQHPASHDLSSLRLLGTVGEPINPRAWKWYHEHIGNGECPVVDTWWQTETGGMMVTTLPGVDEMKPGSAGLPLPGIDAKVVDGDGEPVEPGETGYLVVTSPWPGMPLSMVEDDGWFADHAPVFPDLSDYEWAYFTEDGATVDEDGYVTLLGRVDDVINVSGHRFGTMEIESAIADVEGVAEAAVVSGPHDLKGQAVYAYVSAAEDSDEAALRGRVTDAVDAAIGPIAVPDVVVFTPELPKTRSGKVMRRLLEDIANDDDLGDTSALRNPEVVGELESALGERD is encoded by the coding sequence ATGCCGGGCGACGAGTCGTGGCACCACGCGGTCACCGGTGACGCCATCGAGCCGCCGGCGTCGTTCGCCGAGCAGGCGAACGTCACCGACCCCGACCTCCGCGAGCAGTCCGCGCGGGAGTGGCCCGACTGCTGGTCGCGTGCCGCCGACCTCCTCGACTGGAGCGACGACTACGACGCCGTGTTGGGCGGGGACGGCCCGCCGTTCCGGTGGTTCGACGGCGGCGAGCTGAACGCGAGCTACAACTGCGTGGACCGCCACCTCGACGAGCGCAAGAACCAGGTGGCGTTGACGTGGGAGGGGCGGCTCGGCGAGTCCCGGTCGTACTCGTATCTGGACCTCTACCGGGAGGTCAACGAGTTCGCCGCGGCGCTCCGGGAGTTGGGCGTCGAGGAGGAGGACGTCGTCACCCTCTACATGCCCGTCGTCCCCGAACTCCCCATCGCGATGCTGGCGTGCGCCCGCATCGGCGCACCGCACTCCGTCGTGTTCGCGGGGTTCTCCGCGGACGCGCTCGCGATGCGCATGGACGACGCCGACTCCGAATATCTGGTCACCTGCGACGGCTACTACCGCCGCGGCGCGCCCGTCCACCAGAAGAACAAGGCCGACAACGCCGCCATCGCACTCGACGACGGCATCGAGGCGACCGTCGTCGTGGACCGCCTCGGCGTCCGCGACGGGGGCGAGTCGTCCGACGCGGCCGACGACGCGCCGCTGGCCGCCGACGAGTACGACTACGACGACCTCGTCACCGCCCACCGCGGCGAGACCGTCGAGCCCGTGCCGCGGGACGCGACCGACCAGCTGTTCCTCATCTACACGTCCGGCACCACGGGCGAACCCACCGGCGTCCGCCACACGACCGGGGGCTACCTCGCGCACGCGGCGTGGACGAGCCGCGCCGTGCTGGACATTCGGCCCGAGGACACCCACTGGTGCTCGGCGGACATCGGCTGGATTACCGGCCACTCCTACACCGTCTACGGGCCGCTCGCGCTCGGTTCGACGACGATGCTCTACGAGGGGACGCCCGACCACCCCGAGAAGGACCGCGTCTGGGAGCTCATCGAGCGCAACGCCGTCGACGTCTTCTACACCGCGCCGACCGCGATTCGCGCGTTCATGAAGTGGGGCGAACAACACCCCGCGAGCCACGACCTCTCCAGCCTCCGCTTGCTGGGGACGGTCGGCGAGCCAATCAATCCGCGCGCGTGGAAGTGGTACCACGAGCACATCGGGAACGGCGAGTGCCCGGTGGTGGACACGTGGTGGCAGACCGAGACCGGCGGCATGATGGTCACCACGCTCCCAGGGGTCGACGAGATGAAGCCGGGCTCCGCGGGCCTCCCACTGCCCGGCATCGACGCGAAGGTCGTGGACGGCGACGGCGAGCCCGTCGAACCGGGTGAGACCGGCTACCTCGTCGTCACGAGCCCGTGGCCGGGGATGCCGCTGTCGATGGTCGAGGACGACGGCTGGTTCGCCGACCACGCGCCCGTCTTTCCGGACCTCTCCGACTACGAGTGGGCGTACTTCACGGAGGACGGCGCGACCGTCGACGAGGACGGCTACGTCACGCTGCTGGGGCGCGTGGACGACGTCATCAACGTCTCCGGGCACCGCTTCGGCACGATGGAAATCGAGTCCGCCATCGCCGACGTCGAGGGCGTCGCCGAGGCCGCGGTCGTCAGCGGCCCCCACGACCTCAAGGGACAAGCCGTCTACGCGTACGTCAGCGCCGCTGAGGACAGCGACGAGGCCGCGCTCCGCGGGCGCGTCACCGACGCGGTCGACGCCGCCATCGGCCCCATCGCGGTCCCCGACGTGGTCGTGTTCACGCCCGAACTCCCGAAGACGCGCTCCGGGAAGGTGATGCGGCGGCTCCTCGAAGACATCGCCAACGACGACGACCTCGGGGACACCAGCGCGCTCCGCAACCCCGAGGTCGTCGGCGAACTCGAATCCGCGCTCGGCGAGCGCGACTGA
- a CDS encoding bacterio-opsin activator domain-containing protein translates to MSEGVAAALSEASYERLRRATETHREELVVRLAGEAGLRPAEIARVRPADVTTHDDGDATHYFLRVRGEDGEAARDAYLPADVEHDLRQYARTVGVGDDERVVPVSPRRVQMLVADVGDRAADRTGDDALREVSTRTLRQFFARQRLDEGVDPRAVAAAGGWERLASLDPFVDDADRGDVAAAFADTDLAPAHQPGDGAAAVDARFDAAFDRVRAVGDALAEASTRDGLERRACEALVAGDAYAFAWVARYSGGTLRDETHASADDATLDVSSDGGAVADALASGEVRVTNDVRGDAAFADWRGAADAAGFSAAAVVPVDDRETRYGVLVVGVDGEISERERALLADLGRRVGRTVTVVQQRQLLLADAVLELAFETTGEASFFAAAAAEHGCTFELDGVVPGEAGTLLYFVRLSGASAEAVLSWAADHPAVADGRLVRDYGDESLLELAVSGADVAKTLTDRGASVRELTATPAEQRVVVDVTTDTDVRSLVAAVTDAFPDTELVSKRERDRPDETAAAFRASLHESLTDKQASVLRAAYHAGYFEWPRGSTAEELADAIGITSPTLHNHLRRAQQKLLTAFFAEDDVGRGGVEWPDD, encoded by the coding sequence ATGAGCGAGGGTGTCGCGGCCGCGCTGTCCGAGGCGTCCTACGAGCGGCTCCGCCGAGCCACGGAGACCCACCGCGAGGAGCTGGTCGTCCGCCTCGCGGGCGAAGCCGGCCTGCGGCCCGCGGAAATCGCGCGCGTCCGGCCCGCGGACGTCACGACGCACGACGACGGCGACGCCACCCACTACTTCCTCCGCGTGCGCGGCGAGGACGGCGAGGCCGCTCGCGACGCCTACCTGCCCGCGGACGTCGAACACGACCTCCGGCAGTACGCCCGCACGGTCGGCGTCGGGGACGACGAGCGCGTGGTCCCGGTGTCGCCGCGGCGCGTCCAGATGCTCGTCGCGGACGTCGGCGACCGCGCCGCCGACCGCACCGGCGACGACGCGCTCCGCGAGGTCTCCACGCGGACGCTCCGCCAGTTCTTCGCCCGACAGCGACTCGACGAGGGCGTGGACCCGCGTGCGGTCGCGGCGGCGGGCGGCTGGGAGCGCCTCGCCAGCCTCGACCCGTTCGTGGACGACGCCGACCGCGGCGACGTCGCTGCGGCGTTCGCCGACACCGACCTCGCACCCGCCCACCAGCCGGGCGACGGCGCGGCGGCCGTGGACGCGCGGTTCGACGCCGCGTTCGACCGCGTGCGCGCCGTCGGCGACGCGCTCGCCGAGGCGTCCACGCGGGACGGACTCGAACGACGCGCCTGCGAGGCGCTCGTCGCGGGCGACGCCTACGCGTTCGCGTGGGTCGCCCGGTACAGCGGCGGCACGCTGCGCGACGAGACGCACGCCAGCGCGGACGACGCGACGCTGGACGTCTCCAGCGACGGGGGCGCGGTCGCCGACGCGCTCGCGTCCGGCGAGGTGCGGGTCACGAACGACGTTCGCGGCGACGCGGCGTTCGCGGACTGGCGCGGGGCCGCCGACGCGGCCGGGTTCAGCGCGGCCGCGGTGGTGCCCGTCGACGACCGCGAGACGCGGTACGGCGTGCTCGTCGTCGGCGTCGACGGCGAGATTTCCGAGCGCGAGCGCGCGCTGCTGGCGGACCTCGGGCGGCGCGTCGGCCGCACCGTCACGGTCGTCCAGCAGCGCCAGCTCCTGCTGGCGGACGCGGTGCTGGAGCTGGCGTTCGAGACGACCGGCGAGGCGTCGTTTTTCGCCGCGGCGGCCGCCGAACACGGCTGCACGTTCGAGCTGGACGGCGTCGTCCCCGGCGAAGCGGGGACGCTCCTGTACTTCGTGCGGCTGTCGGGCGCGTCCGCGGAGGCGGTGCTGTCGTGGGCGGCCGACCACCCCGCGGTCGCGGACGGCCGCCTCGTCCGGGACTACGGCGATGAGTCGCTGCTCGAACTCGCGGTCTCGGGCGCGGACGTCGCGAAGACGCTGACCGACCGCGGCGCGTCCGTCCGCGAGTTGACGGCGACGCCCGCCGAGCAGCGCGTCGTCGTCGACGTCACCACGGACACGGACGTGCGCTCGCTGGTCGCGGCCGTCACCGACGCGTTCCCGGACACGGAACTGGTCTCGAAGCGCGAGCGCGACCGCCCCGACGAGACCGCCGCGGCGTTCCGCGCGTCCCTCCACGAGTCGCTGACCGACAAGCAGGCGTCCGTGTTACGCGCGGCCTACCACGCCGGCTACTTCGAGTGGCCCCGCGGCAGCACCGCCGAGGAACTGGCGGACGCAATCGGCATCACGTCCCCGACGCTGCACAACCACTTGCGGCGCGCCCAGCAGAAGCTCCTCACGGCGTTCTTCGCAGAGGACGACGTGGGCCGGGGCGGCGTCGAGTGGCCCGACGACTGA
- a CDS encoding pyridoxal-phosphate-dependent aminotransferase family protein, translating into MTEKREYTGDYDDKTLYIPGPTEVRDDVLEAMCEPMFGHRMDRMTDLYTTIVEDTKTFLDTDNDVVILTASGTEFWEASTLNLVDENILVPTCGSFSERHANVAERLGKDVDRLEYDWGEAVKPGDIRDALESSDKHYDVVATVMNESSTGVRNPIEEIGDVVADYPDTYFVVDAVSALGGDYVDIDEHGIDVIFASTQKAFAMPPGLAVCVVSDDAYDRELEKDEASWYGGFQRSLDYYDRKGQTHSTPAIPVMLAYRKQMKHMLDEGHRARDQRHREMAEYTREWAYEHFDVFPEEGYESQTVSCIENTQNLDVAAVIEEVSAEYDMVFSNGYGSTLGGETFRIGHMGEHTVESIEALTDAIEDVAGL; encoded by the coding sequence ATGACCGAAAAACGCGAGTACACCGGCGACTACGACGACAAGACGCTGTACATCCCGGGGCCGACGGAAGTCCGCGACGACGTGCTGGAGGCGATGTGCGAGCCGATGTTCGGCCACCGCATGGACCGGATGACCGACCTCTACACGACCATCGTCGAGGACACGAAGACGTTCCTCGACACCGACAACGACGTCGTCATCCTCACCGCCTCCGGGACGGAGTTCTGGGAGGCCTCGACGCTGAACCTCGTCGACGAGAACATCCTCGTGCCGACCTGCGGGAGCTTCAGCGAGCGCCACGCGAACGTCGCCGAGCGGCTCGGGAAGGACGTCGACCGCCTCGAGTACGACTGGGGGGAGGCGGTCAAGCCCGGCGACATCCGGGACGCGCTGGAGTCCAGCGACAAGCACTACGACGTCGTCGCCACCGTGATGAACGAGAGTTCGACGGGCGTCCGCAACCCCATCGAGGAAATCGGCGACGTCGTCGCCGACTACCCGGACACGTACTTCGTCGTGGACGCTGTCTCCGCGCTGGGCGGCGACTACGTGGACATCGACGAACACGGCATCGACGTCATCTTCGCGTCCACGCAGAAGGCGTTCGCGATGCCGCCGGGACTCGCGGTCTGCGTGGTCAGCGACGACGCCTACGACCGCGAGCTGGAGAAAGACGAGGCGTCGTGGTACGGCGGCTTCCAGCGCTCGCTGGACTACTACGACCGGAAGGGACAGACCCATTCCACGCCCGCGATTCCCGTCATGCTCGCGTACCGCAAGCAGATGAAGCACATGCTCGACGAGGGCCACCGCGCACGCGACCAGCGCCACCGGGAGATGGCCGAGTACACCCGCGAGTGGGCCTACGAGCACTTCGACGTCTTCCCCGAGGAGGGCTACGAGTCCCAGACGGTGAGCTGCATCGAGAACACCCAGAACCTCGACGTCGCGGCGGTCATCGAGGAGGTCTCCGCGGAGTACGACATGGTGTTCTCGAACGGCTACGGCTCGACGCTCGGCGGGGAGACGTTCCGCATCGGCCACATGGGCGAGCACACCGTCGAGAGCATCGAGGCGCTGACCGACGCCATCGAGGACGTCGCCGGCCTCTAG
- a CDS encoding putative zinc-binding protein: MTDYDDLPLVYSCSGCSSAAQMANDLAVRLDREEHAEMSCIAGVGGDVAPLVNTATSGRPMLVVDGCPLECARKSLEQHDVTPDRHVNLAERGVPKEYHTDYDDEQAEALYDDLVQAVEGLAPTA; the protein is encoded by the coding sequence ATGACCGACTACGACGACCTCCCGCTGGTGTACTCGTGTTCGGGCTGTTCGAGCGCCGCGCAGATGGCCAACGACCTCGCAGTCAGGCTCGACCGTGAAGAGCACGCCGAGATGTCCTGCATCGCGGGCGTCGGCGGCGACGTCGCGCCGCTCGTGAACACCGCCACCTCCGGCCGGCCGATGCTCGTCGTCGACGGCTGTCCGCTGGAGTGCGCGCGCAAGAGCCTCGAACAGCACGACGTCACCCCGGACCGACACGTCAACCTCGCCGAGCGCGGCGTCCCCAAGGAGTACCACACCGACTACGACGACGAGCAGGCCGAGGCCCTCTACGACGACCTCGTGCAGGCTGTCGAAGGGCTCGCGCCGACGGCCTGA
- a CDS encoding DUF7490 domain-containing protein gives MRRERVLAVGIALLLVASTATMVAVPGVFADGEPEDARPGYADVQEVTIATNGVSGGTVTLGVTSYLQHRGGTSENVSVLVRAVDLDSGLVEATREVGVDEISGDREVPVEVNVSVSREGGYRIETVLYSDDQRVGTVSKTVRGVGTVQAGGRAAFHDFAAGLPSVQYAVADAGPNRTALDVSTYLTNSGAEPTGPVTIELIVRQAESNIVAARTTISVSELAPGETVAPNATVTVPAGYNYYLDAVLRRGGVVVDAARSAANLDPQERIEANTTVRDVGLRVEDFERTGGRDQQQPTADGGATSGGGIPGFGPVLAVVALAIGAAIASRTRS, from the coding sequence ATGCGTCGGGAGCGAGTGTTGGCCGTCGGCATCGCCCTGTTGCTCGTCGCCTCCACAGCGACGATGGTCGCCGTCCCCGGCGTGTTCGCCGACGGCGAACCCGAGGACGCGCGCCCCGGCTACGCCGACGTGCAGGAAGTGACGATTGCCACCAACGGCGTCTCCGGCGGCACGGTCACGCTCGGGGTGACGTCGTACCTCCAGCACCGCGGCGGCACCTCCGAGAACGTCAGCGTCCTCGTGCGCGCGGTCGACCTCGACTCCGGGCTCGTCGAAGCGACCCGGGAGGTCGGCGTCGACGAAATCTCCGGCGACCGGGAGGTCCCCGTCGAGGTGAACGTCTCGGTCTCCCGCGAGGGCGGCTACCGCATCGAGACGGTGCTGTACAGCGACGACCAGCGGGTCGGCACGGTCTCGAAGACGGTCCGCGGCGTCGGCACCGTGCAGGCGGGCGGCCGCGCGGCGTTCCACGACTTCGCCGCCGGGCTCCCGTCGGTTCAGTACGCGGTCGCCGACGCCGGCCCGAACCGGACGGCGCTGGACGTCTCGACGTACCTCACGAACAGCGGCGCCGAGCCGACCGGCCCGGTCACGATCGAACTCATCGTGCGGCAGGCCGAGTCGAACATCGTCGCCGCGCGCACGACAATTTCGGTCTCGGAACTCGCGCCCGGTGAGACCGTCGCCCCGAACGCGACGGTCACGGTGCCGGCCGGCTACAACTACTACCTCGACGCGGTCCTGCGCCGGGGCGGCGTCGTCGTGGACGCGGCGCGCAGCGCGGCGAACCTCGACCCGCAGGAACGCATCGAGGCCAACACGACCGTCCGCGACGTCGGCCTCCGCGTCGAGGACTTCGAGCGCACGGGCGGACGGGACCAGCAACAGCCGACGGCCGACGGCGGGGCGACGAGCGGCGGTGGCATCCCCGGGTTCGGGCCCGTGCTCGCTGTCGTCGCGCTCGCAATCGGCGCAGCCATCGCTTCGAGGACACGCTCATGA